A part of Gracilimonas sediminicola genomic DNA contains:
- a CDS encoding DUF5916 domain-containing protein has translation MKRVYTTMAMVCLCVNLFAQTSYQKQTDTIAIKTDDVRRGTADNPAMQAIRIDGENEIVLDGLLNESIWKNVPIATQFTQRAPDDGSAASENTEVQLLYTNEYIFVGIMAYDSAPDSINAPLFRRDGDEASDWVYVLFDSYNDKRTAFTFAINPRGVQKDILLYDDTDEDQLWDAVWQAETKILENGWSAEMKIPLSQLRFSSNDEEQSWGVNFQRRIARNGEISFWAPTSQNETGIVSKFGRLNGIQNLKEPRRLEVIPYVSADLTRVPSISTDNPYYSRNELGAGVGGDIKYGLTSDLTLTATINPDFGQVEADPAVINLTANENFFSERRPFFLEGNDIFQFGNTKTFSRFGNPVTFYSRRIGRAPQGTPNRAGVNADYVDRPDLTTIAAAAKVSGKTQNGWSIGFLDAYTLEEEALYTAPSGNESSFAVEPATNYMVARTKKDFNSGNTYFGGFASAVNRSIDGTYFEDFLRSSAYLGGVDFEHSFNDRNWITSGAFSYSVINGSKEAIQRAQTSPVRHYDRVDSDQLSVNPNKTSLSGFATEISIQKRGGDDNWMTSLTYSDVSPGYETNDIGFQNRADYRSINGGLIFRETDPKLLQYFETWLFKGNAWNYDGDMINNWYGTGGFMRFDNLWTFNYNANVSGDQLMDRTTRGGPVMERPRDWNFNLNLSTNQNKDVSFHFGTFQRQDVSGEFDNNIWMGVTFLPTTFIQISVSPEFGYQRDTDQYVTKVQDANATDTYGNRYVFADIKQRRFMTSVRVNWTFSPTMSLQTYVRPFIASGEYTHFKEFAEPRTYNFDRYGEDKGTISKAGDEYSVDPDGAGGSPAFNFRDPDFNFRSVQGNAVFRWEYAPGSTLFLVWQQQRDDFVRMGNFDLGRDLDGLFSAKPTNVFLVKLSYWFGT, from the coding sequence ATGAAGCGCGTATATACTACTATGGCAATGGTATGTCTTTGTGTCAACTTGTTTGCACAGACTTCCTATCAAAAACAAACAGACACTATTGCCATTAAAACAGATGATGTAAGAAGAGGAACGGCGGATAATCCCGCCATGCAGGCCATCAGGATTGATGGTGAAAATGAAATTGTGTTAGACGGACTTTTAAATGAGTCTATTTGGAAGAACGTCCCGATTGCAACTCAATTCACGCAGCGCGCGCCGGACGATGGCAGTGCGGCTTCTGAAAATACAGAGGTTCAGCTGCTATATACCAATGAATATATATTTGTAGGAATAATGGCCTACGACTCGGCTCCGGATTCCATTAATGCCCCACTTTTTCGGCGTGATGGTGATGAGGCCAGCGACTGGGTGTATGTACTGTTTGACAGCTACAACGACAAAAGAACGGCTTTTACCTTTGCAATAAATCCACGGGGTGTGCAAAAAGATATCCTGCTTTATGATGATACTGATGAAGATCAGCTTTGGGATGCTGTTTGGCAGGCAGAAACAAAAATTTTAGAAAACGGCTGGTCAGCAGAGATGAAAATTCCCCTTTCACAGTTGCGCTTCAGCTCCAATGATGAAGAGCAATCGTGGGGGGTTAATTTTCAGAGAAGGATTGCCCGTAATGGCGAAATATCCTTTTGGGCACCTACCTCACAGAACGAAACCGGTATTGTTTCCAAGTTTGGAAGACTTAATGGAATTCAGAACCTGAAAGAGCCACGCCGATTGGAAGTTATTCCTTATGTGTCGGCTGATTTAACCCGTGTTCCATCTATAAGTACAGATAATCCTTATTACAGCCGGAATGAATTGGGAGCGGGAGTCGGAGGCGATATTAAGTACGGCCTTACCTCCGATCTCACCCTGACAGCGACAATAAACCCGGATTTTGGACAAGTTGAGGCTGATCCGGCAGTGATTAATTTAACGGCCAACGAAAACTTTTTCTCCGAACGCAGGCCTTTTTTCCTTGAAGGGAATGATATCTTTCAATTCGGCAATACCAAGACATTCAGCCGCTTTGGAAATCCCGTTACCTTTTATTCCAGGAGGATTGGAAGAGCACCCCAGGGGACACCAAACAGGGCAGGAGTTAATGCGGATTATGTAGATCGTCCGGATTTGACGACCATTGCAGCGGCCGCCAAAGTGAGCGGAAAAACCCAAAACGGATGGTCTATTGGTTTTCTTGACGCTTATACTTTAGAAGAGGAAGCCCTATATACGGCACCTTCCGGAAATGAAAGCTCTTTTGCTGTTGAACCGGCCACCAACTATATGGTGGCACGAACCAAGAAAGATTTTAATTCAGGCAACACCTACTTCGGGGGTTTCGCCAGCGCTGTAAACCGCAGTATTGATGGAACCTACTTCGAGGACTTCCTTCGCTCATCCGCCTATCTGGGTGGTGTGGATTTTGAACATAGTTTCAACGACCGCAACTGGATTACAAGCGGTGCTTTTTCCTATAGTGTGATAAACGGTTCAAAAGAAGCTATTCAGCGAGCCCAAACTTCACCGGTCAGGCATTATGACCGCGTAGATTCGGATCAGCTTTCGGTAAATCCAAATAAAACAAGCTTGTCCGGTTTTGCGACAGAAATAAGTATCCAGAAAAGAGGGGGAGATGATAACTGGATGACTTCTTTAACCTATTCGGATGTTTCTCCCGGATATGAGACGAATGACATCGGCTTCCAAAACAGAGCCGATTACAGATCTATAAACGGAGGGCTGATTTTCCGGGAGACTGACCCTAAGCTGTTACAATACTTTGAGACATGGTTATTTAAAGGGAATGCATGGAATTATGATGGAGATATGATCAACAACTGGTATGGAACCGGTGGCTTCATGCGCTTTGATAACCTCTGGACTTTCAACTACAACGCAAATGTATCCGGTGATCAGTTAATGGATCGCACCACCCGTGGTGGCCCTGTAATGGAGCGGCCGAGGGACTGGAATTTTAATCTGAACCTGAGTACCAATCAAAATAAAGATGTGTCGTTTCATTTTGGCACTTTTCAGCGACAGGATGTTTCCGGTGAATTTGATAATAATATTTGGATGGGGGTTACCTTTCTGCCTACCACATTTATTCAAATATCAGTTTCCCCGGAGTTTGGTTATCAGCGGGACACGGATCAGTACGTGACCAAAGTTCAAGATGCCAACGCTACCGACACCTATGGCAACCGGTATGTATTTGCGGATATAAAGCAGCGAAGGTTTATGACCAGCGTAAGGGTAAACTGGACCTTCTCACCAACCATGAGTTTGCAAACTTATGTGCGTCCGTTTATAGCCAGCGGTGAATACACGCACTTTAAGGAATTTGCTGAACCGCGAACTTATAATTTTGACCGATACGGGGAAGATAAGGGAACCATCAGCAAAGCAGGAGACGAGTACTCCGTAGATCCCGATGGAGCAGGAGGTTCGCCGGCTTTTAATTTCCGTGATCCGGATTTTAACTTCCGTTCAGTACAAGGTAACGCGGTATTCCGATGGGAATATGCCCCGGGATCGACTCTGTTTCTTGTGTGGCAGCAACAACGGGATGACTTTGTTAGAATGGGTAATTTCGATCTCGGCAGAGATCTGGATGGCCTCTTCAGTGCCAAACCAACCAATGTATTTCTCGTGAAACTGAGCTACTGGTTCGGTACCTGA
- a CDS encoding DUF4097 family beta strand repeat-containing protein — protein sequence MYRSFKKLLFILTVGLISIPALAQNNLEIPLSNPGEPGKLIVAANFSDEVEIRAHDKNNVIVNYDSDNADDERDSIRNGMRRISGGGVGIEVTEDNNEVRVNTGPMPNDDLEMIIYVPRNFSLKLNTVQGDVTVSGLSGELEISAVNGDVELSDISGTVLVNSVNGDIEIDFNEITANAPMSFTGVNGDIEVSFPADAKFTAKMKTEWGDVYTNFDMEIDRTSSKPEVNTKDGEYRVAVNKWIFGKVNGGGPEFLFKTLHGDISIRKK from the coding sequence ATGTATAGATCATTTAAAAAATTGCTTTTCATCCTTACTGTTGGCCTGATTTCCATCCCGGCCCTTGCTCAGAATAACCTGGAAATACCGCTATCGAATCCCGGTGAACCCGGAAAACTGATTGTGGCGGCGAACTTCTCCGATGAAGTTGAGATCAGAGCACACGACAAGAATAATGTAATTGTGAATTATGACAGTGATAATGCCGATGACGAAAGAGATTCCATAAGAAACGGTATGCGTCGAATTTCAGGCGGAGGCGTAGGTATTGAGGTAACCGAAGACAATAACGAGGTACGGGTAAACACCGGCCCCATGCCGAACGATGACCTGGAAATGATTATCTACGTTCCACGAAACTTCTCTCTTAAGCTGAACACGGTACAGGGTGATGTAACGGTATCCGGCCTTTCGGGTGAGTTGGAAATTAGTGCTGTAAATGGTGATGTAGAGCTAAGTGATATCTCCGGTACGGTGTTGGTTAATAGTGTAAACGGAGATATTGAAATTGATTTCAATGAGATTACCGCAAACGCACCCATGTCTTTTACCGGGGTGAATGGAGATATCGAAGTATCCTTTCCGGCGGATGCCAAATTCACCGCAAAAATGAAAACGGAGTGGGGCGATGTGTACACCAATTTCGATATGGAGATCGACCGGACTTCTTCTAAACCGGAAGTGAATACCAAAGATGGAGAGTACCGTGTGGCCGTGAACAAATGGATATTTGGAAAAGTGAATGGAGGCGGACCCGAATTTCTGTTCAAAACATTGCATGGAGATATTTCAATTCGTAAAAAATAA
- a CDS encoding DUF4097 family beta strand repeat-containing protein, which yields MKTILLLGIFLVSTSAEAQTSVSSQRAQEDVEIRIPASEFNAETFFHMKNINGDLNAEGYDGDEIIITGTKIVTSKPRLIGDFNPDEIYLDRLDGNNSIFIFVRQPGMEVKIEGDKLHYNYQRRKKNRYGDDDRLNFEFNLQLKIPHYLMSEISTINGGEVVVSGMTTGVKANNVNGSVFVNDAAGKVDANTVNGNIRVEFAEAPEQDSEFHTVNGTIEVYAPKNLSAVVTFKSLHGELYTDFNNIEYLPNRVNKSQDGTIRYSIEQTSPIQIGEGGPELRFRLLNGNAYIKQRKS from the coding sequence ATGAAGACAATATTGTTACTTGGGATATTTTTGGTGAGCACTTCAGCTGAAGCCCAGACATCGGTTTCATCCCAACGGGCGCAGGAGGATGTTGAAATCAGAATACCGGCCTCAGAGTTTAATGCAGAGACCTTCTTTCATATGAAGAATATTAACGGGGATTTAAATGCCGAAGGGTATGATGGAGATGAAATCATTATCACAGGAACAAAAATAGTTACAAGTAAGCCGAGGTTAATCGGTGATTTTAATCCGGATGAGATTTACCTGGACCGGCTTGATGGGAACAACAGTATTTTCATATTTGTACGTCAGCCCGGAATGGAAGTAAAAATCGAGGGGGATAAACTCCATTACAATTACCAAAGAAGAAAGAAAAACAGGTATGGAGATGATGATCGGCTGAATTTTGAATTCAATCTTCAGCTTAAAATTCCGCATTATCTCATGTCAGAGATTTCAACCATCAACGGCGGGGAGGTTGTAGTTTCCGGTATGACTACGGGGGTAAAAGCGAATAATGTAAACGGAAGTGTTTTTGTGAATGATGCGGCCGGAAAAGTGGATGCCAACACCGTGAACGGTAATATCCGGGTTGAATTTGCTGAGGCCCCCGAACAAGATTCTGAATTTCATACAGTGAATGGTACCATCGAAGTGTACGCACCAAAAAATTTGTCTGCTGTTGTAACCTTCAAAAGTTTACACGGTGAACTATATACCGACTTCAACAATATTGAATACTTGCCTAACCGGGTAAATAAAAGTCAGGATGGGACAATCCGGTACAGCATCGAGCAAACATCTCCTATTCAAATTGGCGAAGGCGGTCCTGAACTGCGGTTCCGCCTTTTAAATGGAAACGCTTATATCAAACAAAGAAAATCATAA
- a CDS encoding RNA polymerase sigma factor encodes MMKVKNGDLDKLGLLFERYNRPLFSFFYRMCKEAELCEDLVQSVFERMLKYRDTYTGDGKFTTWMFSIARNAHIDHYRKQQREGIPVEIDEERLEVDEEEAKAVVNKKEKKELLEIALSRLDEDKREIIVLSRFEGLKYKEIADILDTTEGAIKVKMFRAMKELKDLVNTLNEECSHE; translated from the coding sequence ATGATGAAAGTAAAGAACGGCGACCTGGATAAGTTGGGTCTGTTGTTTGAGCGATATAATCGACCGCTATTCAGTTTTTTCTACCGGATGTGTAAAGAAGCGGAGCTTTGTGAAGACCTGGTTCAGTCTGTTTTTGAGCGCATGTTAAAATATCGGGACACTTATACCGGCGACGGTAAGTTCACCACCTGGATGTTCAGTATTGCCCGGAACGCTCACATCGATCATTACAGAAAGCAGCAGCGGGAAGGAATTCCGGTAGAAATTGATGAAGAACGACTGGAAGTGGATGAGGAAGAAGCGAAGGCAGTGGTCAATAAAAAAGAGAAAAAGGAACTGCTTGAAATTGCACTGAGCCGGCTTGATGAAGATAAAAGAGAGATTATTGTATTGAGCCGTTTTGAAGGCTTGAAGTACAAAGAAATCGCCGATATTCTGGATACTACCGAAGGGGCGATTAAAGTAAAAATGTTTAGGGCCATGAAAGAATTAAAAGATTTGGTAAATACCTTAAATGAGGAATGCAGCCATGAATGA
- a CDS encoding Tex family protein, with translation MSDTSIFSFLAKQLNFSPKQISTVAKFLDEGATVPFLARYRKEATDGLDEEQIRAIRDGLETQRTLEARKETVLKSIKEQDKLTPELEEQIKACTDLTTLEDIYLPYKQKRKTRGDKAKEKGLEPLAQLIWDQKIEKGDPVEYAREYIDKEKEVETVEDAFGGATDIVAEWINESLEVREMLRKVFAEHANIVTKKNPAVKDRTNYEDYYEFSYRASKMKPYQILAINRGEKENVLFVNVELWEERTLENIDDLVINNDLSIFTEYLQDAVEDAYKRLLFPSLERELRSDLTDKADEHAIETFATNLGNLLMQPPLDKKVVMGIDPAFRSGCKVAVVDEHGKYMEGTTTYPTPPQKKVAEAEAVFEKLIDKYGVSLIAIGNGTASRETEQIVADFLQKRKEKHPDEELHYLIVNEAGASVYSASKVAREEFPELDAAQRGNISIARRVQDPLAELVKIDPKSIGVGLYQHDVNQNQLAGKLDDVVESCVNEVGVNLNTASAPLLSHISGLSKRVATNIVKHREETGIFMDREQIRSIDGVGDFRFQQAAGFMRIPESKNPLDNTAIHPESYEAAEKLCNLFGINLENLSSEKDKIASKFKNVNLGETAEQIGVGVPTLELIIENLQKPGRDPRENLQKPLLRTDVMKMEDLKAGQKLEGTVRNVVDFGAFVDIGVKQDGLLHISNMAENKKIEDPHDVVSVGDILSLEIITLDLERGRIGLKLVNG, from the coding sequence ATGAGCGATACTTCTATTTTTAGTTTTTTAGCGAAGCAACTGAATTTTTCACCTAAGCAAATCAGTACTGTAGCCAAGTTTTTGGATGAAGGAGCTACGGTTCCTTTTCTGGCTCGTTACCGTAAAGAAGCCACCGATGGACTGGATGAGGAACAAATCCGCGCTATCCGAGATGGCTTAGAAACCCAGCGGACCTTGGAAGCCCGTAAAGAAACGGTTCTTAAATCTATCAAAGAGCAGGATAAACTAACGCCTGAGCTGGAAGAGCAAATTAAGGCCTGTACGGATTTGACTACTCTGGAAGACATCTACCTTCCCTATAAACAAAAGCGTAAAACCCGGGGCGATAAAGCCAAGGAAAAAGGATTAGAGCCATTGGCTCAGCTTATCTGGGATCAGAAAATTGAGAAAGGTGATCCGGTTGAATACGCCAGGGAATACATCGATAAAGAAAAAGAAGTAGAGACAGTTGAAGATGCCTTCGGCGGAGCTACCGACATCGTAGCGGAATGGATCAACGAAAGCCTGGAAGTGCGGGAAATGCTGCGAAAGGTATTCGCCGAGCATGCTAATATCGTGACTAAGAAAAACCCGGCCGTCAAAGACCGAACGAATTACGAAGATTATTACGAGTTCTCTTACCGTGCCAGCAAAATGAAGCCTTACCAGATTCTGGCTATCAACCGCGGCGAAAAGGAAAATGTCCTGTTCGTAAACGTGGAACTTTGGGAAGAACGAACGCTCGAGAATATTGACGACCTGGTGATCAACAACGACCTGAGTATTTTCACGGAATACCTGCAGGATGCTGTAGAAGATGCTTACAAACGCCTGTTGTTCCCATCACTGGAACGGGAACTCAGAAGTGACCTTACCGACAAAGCCGATGAACATGCTATCGAAACCTTTGCGACCAACCTCGGCAACCTGCTTATGCAGCCCCCACTCGACAAAAAAGTAGTAATGGGCATTGATCCCGCTTTCCGAAGCGGTTGTAAAGTCGCTGTAGTGGATGAGCATGGAAAATACATGGAAGGAACCACCACCTACCCAACTCCTCCACAGAAAAAAGTAGCAGAAGCAGAAGCTGTTTTCGAAAAGCTGATTGATAAGTACGGGGTGAGCCTGATCGCCATCGGTAATGGAACTGCCAGTCGTGAGACCGAGCAGATTGTGGCCGACTTCCTCCAAAAACGAAAAGAGAAACACCCTGATGAAGAACTTCACTACCTGATTGTGAATGAAGCGGGAGCATCGGTCTATTCGGCCTCTAAAGTTGCCCGGGAGGAATTCCCCGAGCTGGATGCTGCACAACGTGGAAACATCTCCATTGCCCGACGGGTTCAGGATCCATTGGCGGAGTTGGTAAAAATTGATCCAAAATCGATTGGGGTCGGTTTATACCAGCATGATGTGAATCAGAATCAGCTGGCAGGTAAACTGGACGATGTGGTTGAAAGCTGTGTGAATGAAGTTGGGGTGAACCTGAACACGGCATCTGCTCCTTTGCTGTCTCACATCTCCGGATTAAGCAAACGGGTGGCTACCAACATCGTGAAACATCGGGAGGAAACGGGGATTTTTATGGACCGCGAGCAAATTCGTAGTATTGACGGTGTGGGCGATTTCCGTTTCCAGCAGGCGGCCGGATTCATGCGTATTCCTGAATCCAAGAACCCATTGGACAACACCGCCATTCACCCCGAAAGTTATGAGGCTGCTGAGAAGCTTTGTAATCTGTTTGGCATCAATCTCGAAAACCTTTCTTCAGAGAAGGATAAGATTGCATCCAAATTCAAAAATGTGAACCTCGGAGAAACAGCTGAACAAATCGGCGTTGGGGTTCCTACCCTGGAGCTGATTATAGAAAACTTACAGAAACCGGGACGTGACCCTCGTGAAAACCTTCAAAAGCCGTTACTTCGCACCGATGTGATGAAGATGGAAGACCTTAAAGCAGGTCAGAAACTGGAAGGTACCGTTCGGAACGTAGTTGATTTCGGAGCGTTTGTAGATATCGGAGTTAAACAAGACGGACTGCTTCACATCTCCAACATGGCCGAAAACAAGAAGATTGAAGACCCTCATGATGTGGTAAGTGTTGGAGATATTCTGAGTCTTGAAATCATTACTTTGGACCTGGAACGAGGTCGGATTGGGCTAAAACTCGTTAATGGTTAA
- a CDS encoding REP-associated tyrosine transposase — MGRSRYKIYEEHYPYFITSMIKDGLPLLSKPKLSQIVLDGFLFLQSERKVIIYGYVIMENHFHAIVEGEDLAKKLRLAKSFMARRMIDCLKADGNSKLLAQIEFRKLKHKLKSDYQVWEEGFHPKQLLNNEMVAQKLDYIHFNPVKRGFIDRPEYWRYSSARNYLGQTGLIPVTIYAG, encoded by the coding sequence ATGGGGCGAAGCCGATACAAAATATACGAAGAACATTATCCATACTTTATTACCAGCATGATAAAAGATGGATTGCCATTGCTCTCAAAACCTAAATTATCTCAGATTGTTTTAGATGGCTTTCTTTTCCTTCAGAGTGAAAGAAAGGTAATTATTTACGGATACGTAATCATGGAAAATCATTTTCATGCTATTGTTGAGGGAGAAGATTTGGCTAAAAAATTAAGACTCGCAAAGTCATTTATGGCAAGACGAATGATTGATTGTTTGAAAGCAGATGGGAATTCTAAGTTATTGGCTCAAATAGAATTCAGAAAACTAAAGCATAAGCTTAAATCTGATTACCAAGTATGGGAAGAAGGGTTTCATCCGAAGCAGCTATTGAATAATGAAATGGTAGCTCAGAAATTGGATTACATTCATTTCAATCCGGTAAAGCGTGGTTTCATTGACAGACCTGAATATTGGCGGTATTCATCAGCCAGAAATTATTTGGGGCAAACGGGGTTAATTCCTGTAACCATTTATGCGGGGTAG
- a CDS encoding aspartate aminotransferase family protein — MDKAQQLEKQYHFQVYNRLPVTLSHGKGALLWDTEGNEYLDAFGGLAVNNLGHAHPKIVAAIKEQADKLLHASNFFYNEPQSLLAEKLATLSGLDRVFFCNSGVEAMEACVKMARKWGKKNGKSGNVITLSEGFHGRSVTTIAMGMPSYREGFDPMPTGFDQVPFNDFEALKAKVDEDTIAIGFETIQGSGGVNVIDGEFLKKTRQLCDELNILMIIDEVQCGIGRSGKFYAYQHFDVMPDIVATAKALAGGIPIGAVLAKEEVASALGFSDHGTTFGGNPFACHVANAALDAIEEEGLTEQAAEKGAFMMKLLRERLSGYPSVKDIRGLGLMLGVELDRPARPVIDKMFEHNILGNAAHGTVVRFLPPLVITKEQIERIVDELVWALNQTE; from the coding sequence ATGGACAAAGCACAGCAGCTCGAAAAACAATACCACTTCCAGGTGTACAACCGCCTGCCGGTTACCCTCTCTCATGGAAAAGGAGCATTACTTTGGGATACCGAGGGAAACGAATACCTGGATGCTTTTGGCGGATTGGCTGTGAATAACCTCGGGCATGCTCACCCCAAAATAGTTGCTGCCATTAAAGAACAGGCTGACAAGCTGCTGCACGCCTCCAATTTCTTTTACAATGAGCCTCAGAGTCTGTTGGCTGAAAAACTGGCAACATTGTCCGGTTTAGACCGGGTTTTCTTTTGTAACAGTGGTGTAGAAGCCATGGAAGCCTGTGTAAAAATGGCTCGAAAGTGGGGTAAGAAAAACGGAAAGTCCGGAAATGTAATCACACTCAGTGAAGGATTTCATGGACGATCAGTAACAACCATTGCAATGGGCATGCCGAGCTATCGGGAGGGATTTGACCCCATGCCCACCGGATTTGATCAGGTTCCATTTAATGATTTTGAAGCCCTGAAAGCAAAAGTAGATGAAGATACCATTGCTATAGGATTTGAAACCATACAAGGCTCCGGCGGGGTAAATGTAATTGACGGTGAATTCCTAAAAAAAACCCGGCAGCTTTGCGATGAACTTAACATCCTTATGATTATAGATGAGGTACAATGTGGGATCGGTCGCTCCGGGAAGTTTTACGCCTACCAGCATTTTGATGTAATGCCTGATATTGTTGCTACTGCAAAAGCATTGGCAGGTGGAATTCCCATCGGAGCCGTTTTGGCAAAAGAAGAAGTGGCTTCAGCACTGGGATTCAGTGATCATGGCACCACATTTGGTGGAAATCCATTTGCCTGTCATGTCGCCAATGCAGCACTGGATGCCATTGAAGAAGAAGGACTCACCGAACAAGCAGCAGAAAAAGGAGCATTTATGATGAAGCTGCTCAGAGAAAGGTTATCCGGTTATCCCTCTGTTAAAGATATACGCGGACTCGGGCTTATGTTAGGGGTGGAACTCGATCGCCCCGCCCGGCCTGTAATAGATAAAATGTTTGAGCATAATATTCTGGGCAATGCCGCTCATGGAACCGTTGTAAGGTTCCTTCCTCCTTTGGTCATCACCAAAGAACAAATTGAGCGTATTGTGGATGAACTGGTTTGGGCATTGAATCAAACTGAATAA
- a CDS encoding DUF433 domain-containing protein, with translation MKEIQSNPNILGGTPVFKGTRVPIEILFDYLEEGASIDTFLNDYPTVEKKQAIAVLDIAGKVVSSQDFKSKYEATS, from the coding sequence ATGAAAGAAATTCAATCCAATCCTAATATTTTAGGCGGAACACCGGTTTTTAAAGGCACACGCGTTCCTATAGAAATCCTTTTTGATTACCTCGAAGAAGGCGCTTCCATTGATACCTTTCTGAACGACTATCCTACAGTGGAAAAGAAACAAGCTATCGCTGTTTTAGATATTGCCGGCAAAGTAGTTTCCTCTCAGGATTTTAAGTCAAAGTATGAAGCTACTTCTTGA
- a CDS encoding DUF5615 family PIN-like protein encodes MKLLLDENIPHPLKKDLSQHEVFTVQDMGWQGKENGALLKLMLANGFDAFITADKNLQNQQNFINYSIPVLVLSVNRLTYQNISKLLKKLIAILNSKLPKGATIIELE; translated from the coding sequence ATGAAGCTACTTCTTGACGAAAATATCCCTCACCCTTTAAAGAAAGACCTTTCACAGCATGAGGTATTCACCGTGCAGGATATGGGCTGGCAGGGAAAAGAAAATGGGGCATTGTTAAAATTGATGCTGGCTAATGGTTTTGATGCTTTCATAACAGCGGATAAAAATCTTCAGAATCAACAAAACTTTATTAACTACTCTATCCCGGTTTTAGTTTTGAGCGTAAATCGTTTAACCTATCAGAACATTTCTAAGTTGCTAAAAAAGCTGATTGCTATCCTGAATTCCAAATTACCTAAGGGAGCAACTATAATTGAGCTTGAATAG
- a CDS encoding anhydro-N-acetylmuramic acid kinase: protein MNNYLAKLWEISRKPERLIVGLMSGTSLDGLDICLCKVSGSGNNSKIEVIKFTTKEYSTPLRDRIRAIQSKEQVRARELTILHTELAGRYASWILDSLNDWGIDPDKVDLIASHGQTIYHAPAQLEEEEHATLQIVDGDHIAQKSGIITIFDFRQKHTAVGGEGAPLAGIFDEVLFRHQEKHRLLLNLGGIANFTWLPSHKTGEPILTSDTGPANTLINEAMQKYFDQPFDDQGEVAASGTVHSELVRYILLEPYFRKAFSKTTGQEDFRLEFIENLMEGHGIELAKKEDLVASLTAVTSQSISRAFDEIVGDQEFECFVSGGGIHNRTLMNDLKERNPNATYKDIEDLGISADAKEAAMMAFFANELVTGEGFSIPGVTEEKIHLGKISLPG, encoded by the coding sequence ATGAATAATTATTTGGCAAAACTGTGGGAAATTTCCCGGAAACCGGAACGGCTTATTGTAGGGTTGATGTCCGGCACTTCACTGGACGGACTGGATATATGCTTGTGTAAGGTGTCCGGATCGGGAAATAACTCAAAGATTGAAGTGATAAAGTTCACAACGAAGGAATATTCAACCCCTTTGCGAGATCGAATTCGTGCTATTCAATCAAAGGAACAGGTACGTGCCCGGGAATTAACCATTCTGCATACGGAACTTGCCGGGAGATATGCTTCCTGGATTTTGGACTCTCTGAATGACTGGGGTATTGATCCCGACAAAGTTGACCTGATAGCCAGCCACGGCCAAACCATCTACCATGCTCCTGCTCAACTTGAGGAAGAAGAGCACGCCACCCTTCAGATTGTAGATGGAGATCATATTGCTCAAAAGTCAGGAATTATCACTATTTTTGATTTCCGGCAAAAACATACTGCTGTTGGGGGAGAAGGCGCACCACTGGCCGGAATATTTGATGAAGTGCTTTTTCGACATCAGGAGAAGCACCGGCTTTTGCTGAATTTGGGTGGAATCGCCAATTTTACCTGGTTGCCGTCCCATAAAACCGGAGAACCAATTTTGACCAGCGATACCGGCCCGGCCAACACACTCATCAATGAGGCCATGCAAAAATATTTCGATCAGCCTTTTGACGATCAGGGCGAAGTAGCGGCTTCAGGAACGGTTCACTCTGAACTGGTTAGGTATATTTTGCTTGAACCTTATTTTAGAAAAGCATTTTCAAAGACAACAGGTCAGGAAGATTTCAGGCTGGAATTCATCGAAAATCTGATGGAAGGGCATGGCATTGAGCTTGCGAAGAAGGAAGACCTTGTGGCTTCACTAACGGCGGTTACATCGCAAAGTATCAGCCGGGCTTTTGATGAGATAGTCGGTGATCAGGAGTTTGAGTGTTTTGTAAGTGGCGGTGGCATTCACAACAGAACGTTGATGAATGATCTGAAAGAGCGAAACCCCAATGCCACATACAAAGATATAGAAGATCTGGGAATTTCAGCCGATGCCAAAGAAGCTGCCATGATGGCCTTTTTTGCCAATGAGTTAGTGACCGGGGAAGGATTTTCTATTCCGGGGGTTACGGAAGAAAAAATTCATTTAGGGAAGATTAGTCTGCCGGGGTGA